The sequence GGCCAACCGGGGTTGCTTCCGCCACGGGGGCCACTCCATCGGGCTCAATGTGGATCTCCCTTTCGAGCAGCGCAGCAATGACTATCAGAATGTCTCGCTGACCTTTCGCTATTTTTTCGTGCGCAAGCTGATGTTCGTCAAATACGCCGATGCCATCATCATCTTTCCGGGCGGATTCGGCACCCTGGACGAGCTTTTCGAGGCCTTGACCCTGGTGCAAACCCGCAAGATGCCCAAGGTGCCCATCATCCTCTTCGGTTCGACCTATTGGGCGGGTTTGAAACAGTGGCTCGCCCATACCGTTCTGGGGGAGGCCAGCATCAGCCGGAGCGATCTGGACCTGATGGAGATCGAAGACGATCCGGACCGGGTGGTGGCCCGGGTCTTGCGCTTCATGGAAGACCACAAGCAGCTCTGTTTCATCGATGCCCAAATGGAGTGAGTCAGAAGGGCGCCTTGTTGGCAATCCACATGCGGACCTGATTTTCCAGGGGTTCCTTTTTGTTACGCCCCGGATCCTGGCTGATCCAGTCCACCAGCCAGCCTTGCAATTTGCCCAGCCAGGGGCCCGGCGGCAGGCGCACCATGTTCAGCAGATCCCCTCCGGAGAGGGCCAGATCGTGGGGGCTGAAGCGGCTGCTGGCGCGGCGTGAGGCCTGGCAGCGCACCAGAGCGCGGCGATAATCCTCCGCGATGCGGGCGGGTTTGTGAAAGCCGGGTCGCACCAGTGCCAGGGCGGTCAGTCGAGCCTTCTGAAAGCGCAGCAACGACTCCAGGGGCAGCCCCTGGTTGATCAGCCGGCGCATGAAGCGTTCCCCGATGGTCAGGGGCACGTTCTGCTGGGCGATCAGGGTCATGATGCGCCGGGCGCGGCGTTTGGAAAAGCGCAGTCTCTCCAGAACCAGGGAGGCCGTGGTTTCGCTGGTGAACAACTGCTCCTGGGTGGGGTAGGGTCCGGGGACGCTCTCCTCCGGCAGGGCGACCTCCTTCCAGCCCAGGGCGTGCAACAGCAGGGCCCAGCGGAAGTCGAGCAGTGAGATCTCCTCTTCCCGTTCCGGCCAGTCGAGGCTCCACAAGGCGTTGAAGACGAAGTCCCAGATCGAATAGGGCTGTTTTTCGTCCGATACCACGCGATGGCGCAGCAGATAGAGTTCCGGAAGGATGCCGCTGCCCAGGCGGGAAGAGAAGAGCAGGTTGATCCAACTGCGGGAGGAGGCCTCTTCCAGATCCAGGGAGAAGACCTGATCCAGTTCGGCGCGTACCCGATCTCCCGAGACCGAGCCGAGTTGCATCTCCTGGCACAGGAGCAGATCCTGGGGTGCGGGGTTGGCGCCCAGTTGCAGCAGAAAGCGGAAAAAGCGCAGAGCCCGCAGGGGGTCTTCCACCAGGGTCTGCTCCCCGTTGACCAGGCGGATGCGGTTTTGATAGAGATCCTGCAGACCGCCGAAGGGATCGACCAGGGGACCGTCCGGCCATTTGTAGGCCATGGCGTTGACGGTGATGTCCCGGTGGAAGAGATCCTCCTCGACGGTGGGGGAGACCCCCGGACGGTGACGATAGGTGGCGA comes from Magnetococcales bacterium and encodes:
- a CDS encoding CCA tRNA nucleotidyltransferase, which codes for MLPSSLKNVFSPVLQNLLDLLCDLIGPAYLVGGVLRDVLQNNFLSNDLNLIVPLSLAECQRRLHQGGFTDVVMGNRPNSLLLPLRRHENPKTVEIATYRHRPGVSPTVEEDLFHRDITVNAMAYKWPDGPLVDPFGGLQDLYQNRIRLVNGEQTLVEDPLRALRFFRFLLQLGANPAPQDLLLCQEMQLGSVSGDRVRAELDQVFSLDLEEASSRSWINLLFSSRLGSGILPELYLLRHRVVSDEKQPYSIWDFVFNALWSLDWPEREEEISLLDFRWALLLHALGWKEVALPEESVPGPYPTQEQLFTSETTASLVLERLRFSKRRARRIMTLIAQQNVPLTIGERFMRRLINQGLPLESLLRFQKARLTALALVRPGFHKPARIAEDYRRALVRCQASRRASSRFSPHDLALSGGDLLNMVRLPPGPWLGKLQGWLVDWISQDPGRNKKEPLENQVRMWIANKAPF
- a CDS encoding TIGR00730 family Rossman fold protein, which encodes MVEDFKTTEAWRIFRIQAELIDGIETMRNLGPGPAVTVFGSARTQPDSPYYMAAVLVAEKLSKHGISVITGGGPGIMEAANRGCFRHGGHSIGLNVDLPFEQRSNDYQNVSLTFRYFFVRKLMFVKYADAIIIFPGGFGTLDELFEALTLVQTRKMPKVPIILFGSTYWAGLKQWLAHTVLGEASISRSDLDLMEIEDDPDRVVARVLRFMEDHKQLCFIDAQME